One Amycolatopsis sp. NBC_00355 genomic window carries:
- a CDS encoding 2Fe-2S iron-sulfur cluster-binding protein: MTRLSGVPLKFTFDGRELTGFLGDTLASALLANGIHQVATSIKYGRPRGIVAAGVEDSNALVQIEAPFPEPMLSATTVELYDGLVARGLSGQGRLAAEPDPARYDAKHAHCDVLVVGAGPAGLAAAAEAEGRVLLVDDQSDGEAPEGVRFLSRTTAFGIYDDGFVLALERRGEPAAPERISRQRVWRIRAKRIVLATGAHERPIVFPDNDRPGIMLAGAARTYLNRYGVLAGRRVVVFTTNDSAYDAASDLAAAGAEIVRIVDAREGYGVIGTDGVEHITAVHVAKLGETTGERVECDLLLVSGGWNPAVHLFSQARGKLRYAPELGAYVPDGDLPTVRVVGAAAGEGLPEAMTLWQVPAPESEVDTRFVDQQRDATVSDVLRATGAGLRSLEHIKRYTTIGTAHDQGKTSGLLAAGITAEALGVDLATQRPTTFRPPYTPVSFAALAGRHRGELHDPVRVTTIHPWHVEHGAEFENVGQWKRPWYYPQPGESMHDAVRRECRAARTDVAVMDGSTLGKIDVQGPDAGAFLDMLYTNMMSNLKVGRIRYGVMCGVDGMVLDDGTVIRVADDRFLVTTTTGNAAMVLEWMEEWLQTEWPHLDVFATSVTEHWATIPLVGPRSRAVLGALAPGLDVSNDAFGFMTWQDAEVAGIKARVCRISFSGELAYEINVPSWYGLALWESIVDEGATPYGTETMHVLRAEKGYPIIGQDTDGTVTPQDLGMSWAVSKKKADFLGKRSFARTENNRPDRKQLVGLLPVDPSVLLPEGSQIIESDVVPEPPVRMLGHVTSSYHSAALERTFALALVRSGRERVGETLYVPIGDRVVPVTVTESVLFDKEGARRDG; the protein is encoded by the coding sequence GTGACCCGACTTTCCGGCGTCCCGCTCAAGTTCACCTTCGACGGCCGCGAGCTGACCGGTTTCCTCGGCGACACCTTGGCTTCCGCGTTGCTGGCCAACGGCATCCACCAGGTCGCGACCAGCATCAAGTACGGACGGCCGCGCGGCATCGTCGCGGCGGGTGTCGAGGACTCGAACGCCCTGGTGCAGATCGAAGCGCCGTTCCCGGAGCCGATGCTGTCGGCCACCACCGTCGAGCTGTACGACGGCCTCGTCGCGCGCGGCCTGTCCGGTCAAGGTCGCCTCGCCGCCGAGCCCGACCCGGCCCGGTACGACGCCAAGCACGCCCACTGTGACGTCCTGGTCGTCGGCGCCGGCCCCGCCGGTCTCGCCGCCGCAGCCGAAGCCGAAGGCCGGGTGCTGCTGGTCGACGACCAGTCCGACGGCGAAGCTCCCGAGGGTGTCCGGTTCCTCTCGCGCACCACGGCGTTCGGCATCTACGACGACGGTTTTGTGCTCGCCCTGGAACGACGGGGCGAGCCCGCCGCGCCCGAGCGGATCTCGCGGCAGCGGGTCTGGCGGATCCGGGCGAAACGGATCGTCCTCGCGACGGGTGCGCACGAGCGGCCCATCGTGTTCCCGGACAACGACCGCCCCGGCATCATGCTCGCCGGCGCCGCGCGGACGTACCTGAACCGCTACGGCGTCCTGGCGGGGCGGCGGGTGGTCGTGTTCACCACCAACGACAGCGCGTACGACGCCGCCTCCGACCTCGCGGCGGCAGGTGCCGAGATCGTGCGGATCGTCGACGCGCGCGAGGGCTACGGCGTCATCGGTACCGACGGCGTCGAGCACATCACCGCCGTCCACGTGGCGAAACTGGGCGAGACGACGGGGGAGCGGGTCGAGTGTGACCTGCTGCTCGTGTCCGGCGGCTGGAACCCGGCGGTGCACCTGTTCAGCCAGGCCCGCGGCAAGCTCCGGTACGCGCCGGAGCTCGGCGCGTACGTCCCCGATGGTGACCTGCCGACCGTGCGGGTTGTCGGAGCCGCCGCGGGCGAGGGATTGCCGGAGGCCATGACACTCTGGCAGGTGCCCGCACCCGAGTCCGAAGTGGACACCCGGTTCGTGGACCAGCAGCGGGACGCGACCGTCTCGGACGTCCTGCGCGCCACCGGCGCCGGACTGCGCTCGCTGGAACACATCAAGCGCTACACGACCATCGGGACCGCGCACGACCAGGGCAAGACGTCCGGCCTGCTCGCCGCGGGCATCACCGCCGAGGCCCTCGGCGTCGACCTGGCGACGCAGCGGCCCACGACGTTCCGGCCGCCGTACACGCCGGTGTCGTTCGCGGCGCTGGCCGGACGGCACCGCGGTGAGCTGCACGATCCCGTGCGCGTCACCACGATCCACCCGTGGCACGTCGAGCACGGCGCCGAGTTCGAGAACGTCGGCCAGTGGAAACGGCCGTGGTACTACCCGCAACCCGGCGAGTCGATGCACGACGCGGTCCGGCGGGAATGCCGGGCGGCGCGCACCGACGTCGCGGTGATGGACGGGTCCACTTTGGGCAAGATCGACGTCCAAGGCCCGGACGCGGGAGCGTTCCTCGACATGCTCTACACGAACATGATGAGCAACCTGAAGGTCGGCCGGATCCGCTACGGCGTGATGTGCGGCGTCGACGGCATGGTCCTCGACGACGGCACGGTCATCCGCGTCGCCGACGACCGCTTCCTCGTCACCACCACGACCGGCAACGCGGCGATGGTCCTGGAGTGGATGGAGGAGTGGCTGCAGACGGAATGGCCGCACCTCGACGTCTTCGCGACGTCGGTCACCGAACACTGGGCCACGATCCCGCTGGTCGGCCCGCGCTCCCGGGCGGTACTGGGCGCGCTCGCACCCGGACTTGACGTGAGCAACGACGCCTTCGGGTTCATGACCTGGCAGGACGCCGAAGTCGCCGGCATCAAGGCGCGGGTCTGCCGGATCAGCTTCTCCGGCGAGCTGGCCTACGAGATCAACGTCCCGTCCTGGTACGGACTCGCGCTCTGGGAGTCCATTGTGGACGAGGGCGCCACGCCGTACGGCACCGAAACCATGCACGTCCTGCGCGCCGAGAAGGGCTACCCGATCATCGGCCAGGACACCGACGGCACGGTGACGCCCCAGGATCTCGGGATGTCCTGGGCGGTGTCCAAGAAGAAGGCCGACTTCCTCGGCAAGCGGTCCTTCGCCCGCACCGAGAACAACCGGCCGGACCGCAAACAGCTCGTCGGCCTGCTGCCCGTCGATCCGTCGGTGCTCCTGCCGGAGGGATCCCAGATCATCGAATCCGACGTCGTGCCCGAACCGCCGGTGCGGATGCTCGGCCACGTCACCTCCAGTTACCACAGCGCCGCGCTGGAACGGACCTTCGCGCTGGCCTTGGTGCGCTCGGGCCGAGAACGCGTCGGCGAGACGCTGTACGTCCCGATCGGCGACCGCGTGGTGCCGGTGACCGTGACCGAATCCGTGCTCTTCGACAAGGAAGGAGCCCGCCGTGACGGCTGA
- a CDS encoding sarcosine oxidase subunit delta, with amino-acid sequence MQLIPCPWCGPREEAEFHYGGQAHVAYPEDPAALSDEDWAKFVFFRANPSGPLAERWSHSAGCRRWFNAVRDTRTHDLLAVYRLDEPKPVIP; translated from the coding sequence ATGCAGTTGATTCCTTGCCCGTGGTGCGGGCCGCGTGAAGAGGCCGAGTTCCACTACGGCGGCCAGGCCCACGTCGCCTACCCCGAGGACCCGGCCGCACTGTCCGATGAGGACTGGGCCAAGTTCGTCTTCTTCCGTGCCAACCCGAGCGGGCCGCTCGCCGAGCGCTGGAGCCACTCCGCGGGCTGCCGCCGGTGGTTCAACGCCGTGCGCGACACCCGCACCCACGACCTCCTGGCGGTCTACCGCCTCGACGAGCCGAAGCCGGTGATCCCGTGA